One window of the Cardiocondyla obscurior isolate alpha-2009 linkage group LG05, Cobs3.1, whole genome shotgun sequence genome contains the following:
- the Pug gene encoding C-1-tetrahydrofolate synthase, cytoplasmic isoform X2, which yields MSTDVRGIVLSGIALAKEIREGLIKDVSALKEKLSDFTPGLAIVQVGGREDSNVYIKSKINAAREIGIDAQRHQLPNTTTEIELINKVTKLNNDPNVHGIIVQMPLDCVNKINSHLITDLVLPEKDVDGLNTINEGRAAIGDMSGFVPCTPNGCIELIKKSGVTIAGAQAVVLGRSKIVGTPVAELLKWHNATVTVCHSKTKNLPDVVRQADILVVGIGQPEMVKGDWIKPGAVVIDCGINPIPDSTKKSGQRLVGDVAYKEAAKVASYITPVPGGVGPMTVAMLMKNTVISAQKSAQKLLNVQWNLRTLQLNPVKPVPSDIDISRSQEPKSIAVLADEIGLLPNEFSPYGSKKAKVSLNVLQRLKNQENGKYVVVAGITPTPFGEGKSTTSVGLVQALTAHKGRNSFVTLRQPSQGPTFGVKGGAAGGGYSQVIPMEEFNLHLTGDIHAVTAANNLMAAQIDARYFHESTQTDKGLYNRLVPTIKGVRKFSKIQLKRLQKLGITKTDPKLLTEEEQHRFVRLDIDPNNVTWTRVVDINDRFLRQITIGQSSTEQGKTRETSFRISVASEIMAILALSTNVEDMKKRLGDIVVGFSKSGEPLTAEDFGMTGAMAILLKDAIEPTLMQSLEGTPVMVHAGPFANIAHGCSSIIADAIALKLVGPQGIVITEAGFGSDIGMEKFFNIKCRTSGHTPNAVVLVATIRALKMHGGGPPVTPGAPLKKEYLEENVELVKKGLPNLQKHISNGLKHGVPVIVAINSHSTDTQAELELVRQASLESGAFDAVICTHWAEGGVGAINLADAVIAATEKNSNFKLLYNVEDGIEEKINKIAKEMYGAGQIVLAEKVRDKIDNYYKLGYDKLPICMAKTSMSLSGDPAIKGAPTDFVLNITDIFVSVGAGFIVPMVGEILMMPGLSTRPSIYDMDWNNETDEIEGLF from the exons ATGTCCACGGACGTGCGAGGAATTGTATTATCCGGAATCGCATTGGCAAA agaaATTCGGGAGGGCCTAATTAAAGATGTGAGcgctttaaaagaaaaattatctgaCTTTACACCTGGTCTGGCTATCGTCCAAGTAGGCGGAAGGGAAGATTCGAATGTCTACataaaatcgaaaattaaTGCGGCTCGCGAAATAGGTATTGATGCTCAACGTCATCAGCTTCCTAACACGACAACGGAAATAGAACTCATCAACAAAGTTACCAAATTGAATAATGATCCAAATGTTCATGGAATTATTGTGCAAATGCCGCTTGACTGTgtcaacaaaattaattcccaTTTAATCACCGATCTGGTACTGCCAGAAAAAGACGTCGATGG attaAATACTATTAATGAAGGACGAGCTGCAATCGGCGATATGTCTGGATTTGTGCCATGCACCCCGAACGGATgtatcgaattaattaaaaa gaGCGGCGTGACTATTGCCGGCGCGCAAGCCGTTGTTTTAGGGAGAAGTAAAATTGTCGGCACTCCCGTTGCCGAATTACTAAAATGGCATAACGCAACAGTAACGGTTTGCCActcgaaaacaaaaaatctccCTGATGTC gTACGTCAAGCTGATATTTTAGTAGTTGGCATAGGTCAACCCGAGATGGTTAAGGGCGATTGGATTAAACCGGGTGCTGTTGTCATCGATTGCGGAATTAATCCTATACCAG attctACAAAGAAAAGTGGACAACGGCTAGTGGGCGACGTAGCGTATAAAGAAGCTGCTAAAGTAGCTTCGTACATTACACCGGTACCGGGCGGAGTTGGGCCAATGACGGTGGCGATGTTAATGAAAAATACCGTGATATCCGCGCAAAAGTCGGCGCAAAAACTCCTCAACGTTCAATGGAATTTACGAACTCTTCAACTGAATCCTGTGAAACCTGTACCGAGCGACATTGACATCTCCAGAAGTCAGGAGCCAAAATCGATCGCTGTACTAGCCGACGAAATCGGATTACTGCCCAACGAATTCAGCCCTTACGGTAGCAAGAAAGCTAAAGTCAGCCTCAACGTATTACAACGACTAAAGAATCAAGAGAATGGAAAATATGTCGTGGTAGCAGGAATCACGCCAACGCCGTTTGGCGAAGGAAAAAGCACGACTTCTGTCGGATTAGTGCAAGCGCTAACAGCTCATAAAGGCAGAAATTCTTTCGTAACTCTCAGACAGCCTAGTCAAGGGCCTACATTTGGCGTTAAAGGAGGAGCTGCTGGAGGAGGATACTCACAG GTGATACCTATGGAGGAATTCAATCTTCACCTAACCGGAGATATTCATGCTGTTACCGCCGCGAATAATCTTATGGCAGCGCAAATCGATGCGCGATACTTTCACGAGTCGACTCAGACTGACAAAGGCCTATACAATCGACTGGTACCGACTATTAAAGGTGTCAGAAAGTTTTCTAAAATCCAGCTAAAACGACTACAAAAACTCGGCATCACGAAAACTGACCCGAAATTATTAACTGAAGAAGAGCAACATCGATTTGTTAGACTTGACATCGATCCAAACAATGTTACATGGACGCGAG TGGTGGACATTAACGATCGATTCTTACGGCAAATTACCATCGGTCAGAGCTCAACTGAGCAAGGTAAGACAAGAGAAACATCGTTCCGTATTTCTGTTGCGTCGGAAATAATGGCAATACTAGCACTATCAACCAACGTCGAGGATATGAAAAAACGGCTTGGTGACATAGTCGTTGGATTTAGCAAAAGTGGCGAGCCTTTAACTGCTGAAGATTTT GGTATGACGGGAGCAATGGCGATTCTGCTAAAAGATGCTATAGAACCAACACTTATGCAATCATTGGAAGGTACACCGGTAATGGTACATGCTGGACCATTCGCTAATATAGCCCACGGATGTTCATCTATTATTGCTGATGCTATTGCCCTAAAATTGGTCGGACCGCAAGGCATTGTAATAACGGAAGCCGGTTTCGGATCGGATATCGGCATGGAAAAATTCTTCAATATAAAGTGTCGCACTTCTGGACATACACCGAATGCCGTCGTACTCGTGGCGACCATCAGAGCATTGAAAATGCACGGTGGTGGACCGCCAGTAACGCCCGGAGCgccgttaaaaaaagaatatctcGAAGAGAATGTCGAGCTTGTTAAAAAAGGTTTACCGAATCTACAGAAACATATCAGCAATGGTCTGAAACATGGTGTGCCCGTAATTGTGGCTATCAATTCTCACAg TACCGATACTCAAGCAGAGCTAGAGCTCGTTAGACAAGCGTCATTGGAAAGTGGTGCATTTGATGCAGTGATATGCACGCATTGGGCCGAAGGTGGGGTTGGTGCTATAAATCTTGCAGATGCAGTAATAGCCGCGACcgaaaaaaatagtaattttaaacTGTTGTACAATGTCGAGGACGGcattgaagaaaaaattaataaaattgctaaAGAGATGTACGGTGCTGGCCAAATCGTTCTCGCGGAAAAG GTGCGAGACAAAATCGACAACTATTATAAGTTAGGATATGACAAACTTCCAATATGTATGGCAAAAACTTCGATGTCGTTAAGTGGAGATCCCGCTATCAAGGGTGCGCCAACTGATTTCGTTCTCAATATTACCGATATATTTGTTTCGGTTGGCGCCGGATTTATTGTTCCTATGGTGGGAGAG attttgaTGATGCCTGGACTTTCGACTAGGCCAAGCATTTATGACATGGATTGGAACAACGAAACAGATGAAATAGAAGgcttgttttaa
- the Pug gene encoding C-1-tetrahydrofolate synthase, cytoplasmic isoform X3 codes for MIRTSGAFKFLGRAMSTDVRGIVLSGIALAKEIREGLIKDVSALKEKLSDFTPGLAIVQVGGREDSNVYIKSKINAAREIGIDAQRHQLPNTTTEIELINKVTKLNNDPNVHGIIVQMPLDCVNKINSHLITDLVLPEKDVDGLNTINEGRAAIGDMSGFVPCTPNGCIELIKKSGVTIAGAQAVVLGRSKIVGTPVAELLKWHNATVTVCHSKTKNLPDVVRQADILVVGIGQPEMVKGDWIKPGAVVIDCGINPIPDSTKKSGQRLVGDVAYKEAAKVASYITPVPGGVGPMTVAMLMKNTVISAQKSAQKLLNVQWNLRTLQLNPVKPVPSDIDISRSQEPKSIAVLADEIGLLPNEFSPYGSKKAKVSLNVLQRLKNQENGKYVVVAGITPTPFGEGKSTTSVGLVQALTAHKGRNSFVTLRQPSQGPTFGVKGGAAGGGYSQVIPMEEFNLHLTGDIHAVTAANNLMAAQIDARYFHESTQTDKGLYNRLVPTIKGVRKFSKIQLKRLQKLGITKTDPKLLTEEEQHRFVRLDIDPNNVTWTRVVDINDRFLRQITIGQSSTEQGKTRETSFRISVASEIMAILALSTNVEDMKKRLGDIVVGFSKSGEPLTAEDFGMTGAMAILLKDAIEPTLMQSLEGTPVMVHAGPFANIAHGCSSIIADAIALKLVGPQGIVITEAGFGSDIGMEKFFNIKCRTSGHTPNAVVLVATIRALKMHGGGPPVTPGAPLKKEYLEENVELVKKGLPNLQKHISNGLKHGVPVIVAINSHSTDTQAELELVRQASLESGAFDAVICTHWAEGGVGAINLADAVIAATEKNSNFKLLYNVEDGIEEKINKIAKEMYGAGQIVLAEKVRDKIDNYYKLGYDKLPICMAKTSMSLSGDPAIKGAPTDFVLNITDIFVSVGAGFIVPMVGEILMMPGLSTRPSIYDMDWNNETDEIEGLF; via the exons ATGATACGAACATCGGGAGCGTTTAA aTTTCTAGGCAGAGCCATGTCCACGGACGTGCGAGGAATTGTATTATCCGGAATCGCATTGGCAAA agaaATTCGGGAGGGCCTAATTAAAGATGTGAGcgctttaaaagaaaaattatctgaCTTTACACCTGGTCTGGCTATCGTCCAAGTAGGCGGAAGGGAAGATTCGAATGTCTACataaaatcgaaaattaaTGCGGCTCGCGAAATAGGTATTGATGCTCAACGTCATCAGCTTCCTAACACGACAACGGAAATAGAACTCATCAACAAAGTTACCAAATTGAATAATGATCCAAATGTTCATGGAATTATTGTGCAAATGCCGCTTGACTGTgtcaacaaaattaattcccaTTTAATCACCGATCTGGTACTGCCAGAAAAAGACGTCGATGG attaAATACTATTAATGAAGGACGAGCTGCAATCGGCGATATGTCTGGATTTGTGCCATGCACCCCGAACGGATgtatcgaattaattaaaaa gaGCGGCGTGACTATTGCCGGCGCGCAAGCCGTTGTTTTAGGGAGAAGTAAAATTGTCGGCACTCCCGTTGCCGAATTACTAAAATGGCATAACGCAACAGTAACGGTTTGCCActcgaaaacaaaaaatctccCTGATGTC gTACGTCAAGCTGATATTTTAGTAGTTGGCATAGGTCAACCCGAGATGGTTAAGGGCGATTGGATTAAACCGGGTGCTGTTGTCATCGATTGCGGAATTAATCCTATACCAG attctACAAAGAAAAGTGGACAACGGCTAGTGGGCGACGTAGCGTATAAAGAAGCTGCTAAAGTAGCTTCGTACATTACACCGGTACCGGGCGGAGTTGGGCCAATGACGGTGGCGATGTTAATGAAAAATACCGTGATATCCGCGCAAAAGTCGGCGCAAAAACTCCTCAACGTTCAATGGAATTTACGAACTCTTCAACTGAATCCTGTGAAACCTGTACCGAGCGACATTGACATCTCCAGAAGTCAGGAGCCAAAATCGATCGCTGTACTAGCCGACGAAATCGGATTACTGCCCAACGAATTCAGCCCTTACGGTAGCAAGAAAGCTAAAGTCAGCCTCAACGTATTACAACGACTAAAGAATCAAGAGAATGGAAAATATGTCGTGGTAGCAGGAATCACGCCAACGCCGTTTGGCGAAGGAAAAAGCACGACTTCTGTCGGATTAGTGCAAGCGCTAACAGCTCATAAAGGCAGAAATTCTTTCGTAACTCTCAGACAGCCTAGTCAAGGGCCTACATTTGGCGTTAAAGGAGGAGCTGCTGGAGGAGGATACTCACAG GTGATACCTATGGAGGAATTCAATCTTCACCTAACCGGAGATATTCATGCTGTTACCGCCGCGAATAATCTTATGGCAGCGCAAATCGATGCGCGATACTTTCACGAGTCGACTCAGACTGACAAAGGCCTATACAATCGACTGGTACCGACTATTAAAGGTGTCAGAAAGTTTTCTAAAATCCAGCTAAAACGACTACAAAAACTCGGCATCACGAAAACTGACCCGAAATTATTAACTGAAGAAGAGCAACATCGATTTGTTAGACTTGACATCGATCCAAACAATGTTACATGGACGCGAG TGGTGGACATTAACGATCGATTCTTACGGCAAATTACCATCGGTCAGAGCTCAACTGAGCAAGGTAAGACAAGAGAAACATCGTTCCGTATTTCTGTTGCGTCGGAAATAATGGCAATACTAGCACTATCAACCAACGTCGAGGATATGAAAAAACGGCTTGGTGACATAGTCGTTGGATTTAGCAAAAGTGGCGAGCCTTTAACTGCTGAAGATTTT GGTATGACGGGAGCAATGGCGATTCTGCTAAAAGATGCTATAGAACCAACACTTATGCAATCATTGGAAGGTACACCGGTAATGGTACATGCTGGACCATTCGCTAATATAGCCCACGGATGTTCATCTATTATTGCTGATGCTATTGCCCTAAAATTGGTCGGACCGCAAGGCATTGTAATAACGGAAGCCGGTTTCGGATCGGATATCGGCATGGAAAAATTCTTCAATATAAAGTGTCGCACTTCTGGACATACACCGAATGCCGTCGTACTCGTGGCGACCATCAGAGCATTGAAAATGCACGGTGGTGGACCGCCAGTAACGCCCGGAGCgccgttaaaaaaagaatatctcGAAGAGAATGTCGAGCTTGTTAAAAAAGGTTTACCGAATCTACAGAAACATATCAGCAATGGTCTGAAACATGGTGTGCCCGTAATTGTGGCTATCAATTCTCACAg TACCGATACTCAAGCAGAGCTAGAGCTCGTTAGACAAGCGTCATTGGAAAGTGGTGCATTTGATGCAGTGATATGCACGCATTGGGCCGAAGGTGGGGTTGGTGCTATAAATCTTGCAGATGCAGTAATAGCCGCGACcgaaaaaaatagtaattttaaacTGTTGTACAATGTCGAGGACGGcattgaagaaaaaattaataaaattgctaaAGAGATGTACGGTGCTGGCCAAATCGTTCTCGCGGAAAAG GTGCGAGACAAAATCGACAACTATTATAAGTTAGGATATGACAAACTTCCAATATGTATGGCAAAAACTTCGATGTCGTTAAGTGGAGATCCCGCTATCAAGGGTGCGCCAACTGATTTCGTTCTCAATATTACCGATATATTTGTTTCGGTTGGCGCCGGATTTATTGTTCCTATGGTGGGAGAG attttgaTGATGCCTGGACTTTCGACTAGGCCAAGCATTTATGACATGGATTGGAACAACGAAACAGATGAAATAGAAGgcttgttttaa
- the Pug gene encoding C-1-tetrahydrofolate synthase, cytoplasmic isoform X1 — protein MTFLGRAMSTDVRGIVLSGIALAKEIREGLIKDVSALKEKLSDFTPGLAIVQVGGREDSNVYIKSKINAAREIGIDAQRHQLPNTTTEIELINKVTKLNNDPNVHGIIVQMPLDCVNKINSHLITDLVLPEKDVDGLNTINEGRAAIGDMSGFVPCTPNGCIELIKKSGVTIAGAQAVVLGRSKIVGTPVAELLKWHNATVTVCHSKTKNLPDVVRQADILVVGIGQPEMVKGDWIKPGAVVIDCGINPIPDSTKKSGQRLVGDVAYKEAAKVASYITPVPGGVGPMTVAMLMKNTVISAQKSAQKLLNVQWNLRTLQLNPVKPVPSDIDISRSQEPKSIAVLADEIGLLPNEFSPYGSKKAKVSLNVLQRLKNQENGKYVVVAGITPTPFGEGKSTTSVGLVQALTAHKGRNSFVTLRQPSQGPTFGVKGGAAGGGYSQVIPMEEFNLHLTGDIHAVTAANNLMAAQIDARYFHESTQTDKGLYNRLVPTIKGVRKFSKIQLKRLQKLGITKTDPKLLTEEEQHRFVRLDIDPNNVTWTRVVDINDRFLRQITIGQSSTEQGKTRETSFRISVASEIMAILALSTNVEDMKKRLGDIVVGFSKSGEPLTAEDFGMTGAMAILLKDAIEPTLMQSLEGTPVMVHAGPFANIAHGCSSIIADAIALKLVGPQGIVITEAGFGSDIGMEKFFNIKCRTSGHTPNAVVLVATIRALKMHGGGPPVTPGAPLKKEYLEENVELVKKGLPNLQKHISNGLKHGVPVIVAINSHSTDTQAELELVRQASLESGAFDAVICTHWAEGGVGAINLADAVIAATEKNSNFKLLYNVEDGIEEKINKIAKEMYGAGQIVLAEKVRDKIDNYYKLGYDKLPICMAKTSMSLSGDPAIKGAPTDFVLNITDIFVSVGAGFIVPMVGEILMMPGLSTRPSIYDMDWNNETDEIEGLF, from the exons ATGAC aTTTCTAGGCAGAGCCATGTCCACGGACGTGCGAGGAATTGTATTATCCGGAATCGCATTGGCAAA agaaATTCGGGAGGGCCTAATTAAAGATGTGAGcgctttaaaagaaaaattatctgaCTTTACACCTGGTCTGGCTATCGTCCAAGTAGGCGGAAGGGAAGATTCGAATGTCTACataaaatcgaaaattaaTGCGGCTCGCGAAATAGGTATTGATGCTCAACGTCATCAGCTTCCTAACACGACAACGGAAATAGAACTCATCAACAAAGTTACCAAATTGAATAATGATCCAAATGTTCATGGAATTATTGTGCAAATGCCGCTTGACTGTgtcaacaaaattaattcccaTTTAATCACCGATCTGGTACTGCCAGAAAAAGACGTCGATGG attaAATACTATTAATGAAGGACGAGCTGCAATCGGCGATATGTCTGGATTTGTGCCATGCACCCCGAACGGATgtatcgaattaattaaaaa gaGCGGCGTGACTATTGCCGGCGCGCAAGCCGTTGTTTTAGGGAGAAGTAAAATTGTCGGCACTCCCGTTGCCGAATTACTAAAATGGCATAACGCAACAGTAACGGTTTGCCActcgaaaacaaaaaatctccCTGATGTC gTACGTCAAGCTGATATTTTAGTAGTTGGCATAGGTCAACCCGAGATGGTTAAGGGCGATTGGATTAAACCGGGTGCTGTTGTCATCGATTGCGGAATTAATCCTATACCAG attctACAAAGAAAAGTGGACAACGGCTAGTGGGCGACGTAGCGTATAAAGAAGCTGCTAAAGTAGCTTCGTACATTACACCGGTACCGGGCGGAGTTGGGCCAATGACGGTGGCGATGTTAATGAAAAATACCGTGATATCCGCGCAAAAGTCGGCGCAAAAACTCCTCAACGTTCAATGGAATTTACGAACTCTTCAACTGAATCCTGTGAAACCTGTACCGAGCGACATTGACATCTCCAGAAGTCAGGAGCCAAAATCGATCGCTGTACTAGCCGACGAAATCGGATTACTGCCCAACGAATTCAGCCCTTACGGTAGCAAGAAAGCTAAAGTCAGCCTCAACGTATTACAACGACTAAAGAATCAAGAGAATGGAAAATATGTCGTGGTAGCAGGAATCACGCCAACGCCGTTTGGCGAAGGAAAAAGCACGACTTCTGTCGGATTAGTGCAAGCGCTAACAGCTCATAAAGGCAGAAATTCTTTCGTAACTCTCAGACAGCCTAGTCAAGGGCCTACATTTGGCGTTAAAGGAGGAGCTGCTGGAGGAGGATACTCACAG GTGATACCTATGGAGGAATTCAATCTTCACCTAACCGGAGATATTCATGCTGTTACCGCCGCGAATAATCTTATGGCAGCGCAAATCGATGCGCGATACTTTCACGAGTCGACTCAGACTGACAAAGGCCTATACAATCGACTGGTACCGACTATTAAAGGTGTCAGAAAGTTTTCTAAAATCCAGCTAAAACGACTACAAAAACTCGGCATCACGAAAACTGACCCGAAATTATTAACTGAAGAAGAGCAACATCGATTTGTTAGACTTGACATCGATCCAAACAATGTTACATGGACGCGAG TGGTGGACATTAACGATCGATTCTTACGGCAAATTACCATCGGTCAGAGCTCAACTGAGCAAGGTAAGACAAGAGAAACATCGTTCCGTATTTCTGTTGCGTCGGAAATAATGGCAATACTAGCACTATCAACCAACGTCGAGGATATGAAAAAACGGCTTGGTGACATAGTCGTTGGATTTAGCAAAAGTGGCGAGCCTTTAACTGCTGAAGATTTT GGTATGACGGGAGCAATGGCGATTCTGCTAAAAGATGCTATAGAACCAACACTTATGCAATCATTGGAAGGTACACCGGTAATGGTACATGCTGGACCATTCGCTAATATAGCCCACGGATGTTCATCTATTATTGCTGATGCTATTGCCCTAAAATTGGTCGGACCGCAAGGCATTGTAATAACGGAAGCCGGTTTCGGATCGGATATCGGCATGGAAAAATTCTTCAATATAAAGTGTCGCACTTCTGGACATACACCGAATGCCGTCGTACTCGTGGCGACCATCAGAGCATTGAAAATGCACGGTGGTGGACCGCCAGTAACGCCCGGAGCgccgttaaaaaaagaatatctcGAAGAGAATGTCGAGCTTGTTAAAAAAGGTTTACCGAATCTACAGAAACATATCAGCAATGGTCTGAAACATGGTGTGCCCGTAATTGTGGCTATCAATTCTCACAg TACCGATACTCAAGCAGAGCTAGAGCTCGTTAGACAAGCGTCATTGGAAAGTGGTGCATTTGATGCAGTGATATGCACGCATTGGGCCGAAGGTGGGGTTGGTGCTATAAATCTTGCAGATGCAGTAATAGCCGCGACcgaaaaaaatagtaattttaaacTGTTGTACAATGTCGAGGACGGcattgaagaaaaaattaataaaattgctaaAGAGATGTACGGTGCTGGCCAAATCGTTCTCGCGGAAAAG GTGCGAGACAAAATCGACAACTATTATAAGTTAGGATATGACAAACTTCCAATATGTATGGCAAAAACTTCGATGTCGTTAAGTGGAGATCCCGCTATCAAGGGTGCGCCAACTGATTTCGTTCTCAATATTACCGATATATTTGTTTCGGTTGGCGCCGGATTTATTGTTCCTATGGTGGGAGAG attttgaTGATGCCTGGACTTTCGACTAGGCCAAGCATTTATGACATGGATTGGAACAACGAAACAGATGAAATAGAAGgcttgttttaa